One Methanolobus sp. WCC4 DNA segment encodes these proteins:
- a CDS encoding DNA topoisomerase, translated as MSIVVFTEKNKAASQIAGILSDGHYNRASVAGLPVYDFKLNGQEWRIMGLAGHIMGYDFPEQFNNWRECDPAVLLDTPPVKNVTKKPYAAAISLLASGAKEVVLACDFDREGENIGYEAKEIAEKVASFPVKRARFSSLSVSEIKKAFSNLVEPDYNMAMSAEARQILDLKMGAAFTRFMTLSVRERARTKGVISIGPCQTPTCGFVYEREKLIRNFKPKDFWKIEAIFDSNGSQFTGTHRAGNIHEKEKADEIFARIKDCKTGIVDKKSVKEALTNPPYPLNTTEFLKRASKFLGVSPEEALETAEQLYLSGFTSYPRTETNKYADDFDFRSKVVAFSSGIYQKYALSIISAGEIKCRNGTKDGHDHPPIHPIKAASKDDIERSIRMPNAWKVYDLISRHFLANLMEPAVFEKTRMEILVSDEIFDVKGSILKNAGWLDVYPFETKNDKLLPYVEEKDELGVKEIKNTKSETTPPKRLTEAELLTLMDKHGIGTKATAPSHIETNKKRGYFETKGKTIAILDTGFTLMDTLDATVPILVQPEIRARIESLIQDVEDGNKSLDAALSEGTDLIKQMYSQLTSSKDAISARMAGTIVDEQVATDKKNFVGTCPECGRMLRMIKTDNGRFVGCTGYPECKNTYPLPKAGALTVLRSQQCEKDGVAVLKVGTKYNWAVGIGPCFTCDLEKKCFPPEIVGPCPACDGSMFLITTKDSRFLGCTNRCGHTQSIPKSGRLTILKNACEHCGWQLLRVKEQKQDAVELCANRKCSGKTQPKSGVK; from the coding sequence ATGTCTATAGTCGTATTCACGGAAAAGAACAAGGCAGCTTCCCAGATAGCAGGTATCCTGAGTGATGGACACTACAACCGTGCTTCGGTGGCAGGTCTTCCCGTATACGACTTTAAGCTCAATGGTCAGGAATGGCGGATAATGGGTCTTGCCGGTCACATCATGGGATATGATTTCCCAGAACAGTTCAACAACTGGCGTGAATGCGACCCTGCGGTCCTCCTGGATACTCCTCCTGTGAAGAACGTCACCAAGAAACCTTATGCTGCTGCTATCTCGCTTCTTGCAAGCGGTGCTAAGGAAGTAGTACTTGCATGTGACTTTGACAGGGAAGGTGAGAATATCGGTTATGAGGCAAAGGAGATTGCTGAAAAAGTTGCTTCATTTCCGGTGAAGAGAGCTCGTTTCTCATCACTTTCAGTCAGCGAGATCAAAAAGGCATTTTCCAATCTGGTTGAACCTGACTACAATATGGCGATGTCAGCAGAGGCCCGTCAGATACTTGATCTTAAGATGGGTGCAGCATTTACCCGTTTCATGACACTTTCCGTCAGGGAGAGGGCCCGTACAAAGGGTGTTATCTCGATCGGTCCGTGCCAGACCCCTACATGTGGCTTTGTCTATGAGAGGGAGAAACTGATCAGGAACTTCAAACCGAAGGACTTCTGGAAGATAGAAGCGATCTTTGATTCAAATGGTTCACAGTTCACAGGGACACACAGGGCAGGGAACATCCACGAAAAAGAGAAAGCTGATGAGATATTTGCCAGAATAAAGGACTGTAAGACCGGTATCGTGGATAAGAAAAGCGTGAAAGAGGCTCTTACAAACCCTCCGTATCCATTGAACACCACCGAGTTCCTGAAGCGTGCTTCCAAATTCCTGGGTGTAAGTCCCGAAGAGGCACTTGAAACGGCAGAGCAGTTATATCTTTCAGGATTTACCAGCTACCCGAGGACAGAGACAAACAAATATGCTGATGACTTTGATTTCAGGTCCAAGGTTGTGGCTTTCTCATCGGGGATCTACCAGAAATATGCTCTTTCGATAATCTCTGCCGGTGAGATAAAATGCAGGAATGGTACTAAAGATGGTCATGACCACCCTCCTATCCATCCCATTAAAGCGGCATCAAAGGATGATATTGAGAGAAGTATCAGGATGCCGAATGCGTGGAAGGTCTATGATCTGATATCAAGGCATTTCCTTGCAAACCTTATGGAGCCTGCAGTATTCGAGAAGACAAGGATGGAGATCCTTGTCAGTGATGAGATATTCGACGTAAAGGGTTCGATTCTCAAAAATGCAGGCTGGCTTGATGTCTATCCTTTTGAGACAAAGAACGATAAGCTTCTGCCATATGTTGAGGAAAAGGATGAGCTTGGCGTAAAGGAAATAAAGAACACAAAGTCCGAGACCACTCCCCCAAAACGACTTACTGAGGCTGAACTCCTCACTTTAATGGACAAGCATGGTATCGGTACCAAGGCTACAGCTCCGAGTCATATCGAGACCAACAAGAAAAGAGGGTACTTTGAAACAAAGGGTAAGACCATTGCTATTCTTGATACTGGTTTCACCCTGATGGATACGCTGGATGCCACGGTTCCCATACTTGTGCAGCCTGAGATAAGGGCACGTATCGAATCTCTCATACAGGATGTCGAGGATGGGAATAAATCACTTGATGCGGCTCTTTCAGAAGGAACCGATCTGATAAAACAGATGTACTCCCAGCTAACATCCAGCAAGGATGCCATTTCAGCAAGGATGGCAGGGACCATTGTGGATGAGCAGGTTGCTACGGACAAGAAGAATTTCGTTGGGACCTGTCCTGAATGTGGAAGGATGCTTCGCATGATCAAGACCGATAATGGCAGGTTCGTGGGTTGTACGGGTTATCCTGAATGTAAGAACACATATCCTTTGCCAAAGGCAGGTGCACTTACAGTACTGCGTTCCCAGCAGTGTGAAAAGGATGGTGTTGCTGTCCTTAAGGTGGGTACTAAATACAACTGGGCTGTAGGTATTGGTCCCTGCTTCACATGTGATCTGGAAAAGAAGTGTTTCCCTCCTGAGATAGTCGGCCCATGTCCTGCGTGCGATGGCTCGATGTTCCTCATAACTACAAAGGATTCCCGTTTCCTTGGTTGTACCAACAGGTGCGGGCACACACAATCCATCCCTAAATCAGGTAGGCTTACTATCCTGAAAAATGCATGTGAACACTGTGGCTGGCAGTTACTTCGCGTCAAGGAGCAGAAACAGGATGCTGTGGAGTTATGTGCCAACAGGAAATGTTCCGGAAAAACACAGCCGAAGTCCGGAGTAAAGTAA
- a CDS encoding nitroreductase — protein MPEVIDTILSRRSIRKYTEEPVSDEDIRTILEAGRWAPSGLNNQPWKFIVIRNNETMQELAGCTHYSKIIQDAPLLIAVYLDTETMYNRTKDIQAIGAAIQNMLLACCDLNLGAVWLGEILNNADKVNLILSCPESLELMAVLAIGNPADAGKEPSRKSLDEITYSEKYGNQFNQN, from the coding sequence ATGCCAGAAGTAATTGACACCATCCTTTCAAGAAGAAGCATCAGAAAATACACAGAAGAACCGGTCAGTGATGAAGATATCAGAACCATACTTGAAGCAGGCAGATGGGCACCTTCAGGACTTAACAACCAGCCATGGAAGTTCATCGTAATAAGGAACAATGAGACCATGCAGGAACTTGCAGGTTGTACCCACTATTCAAAGATAATACAGGATGCACCTCTTCTGATCGCAGTCTACCTCGATACTGAGACCATGTACAATAGAACAAAGGACATACAGGCCATCGGTGCAGCTATCCAGAACATGCTTCTTGCATGCTGTGACCTGAACCTCGGTGCAGTCTGGCTTGGTGAGATACTAAACAACGCAGATAAAGTTAACTTGATTCTTAGTTGTCCGGAATCACTTGAGCTTATGGCAGTACTTGCAATAGGGAATCCTGCAGACGCCGGGAAAGAACCATCCAGAAAAAGCCTTGATGAGATAACCTACAGTGAGAAATATGGAAATCAATTTAATCAAAATTAA
- the ilvC gene encoding ketol-acid reductoisomerase, whose translation MAQMYYDNDADLNLLKGKKIAVMGYGSQGHAQAQNLHDSGLDVTVGLREGSRRWKQAEEDGLKVMTVAEAAKMADVIQILLPDETQAQVYYNDIEPGLEAGNAIVFSHGFNIHYNQIVPQKDIDVYMVAPKSPGHLVRRTYVEGAGVPGLVAVYQDATGKAMDLALAHAKGVGCTRAGVYKTSFREETETDLFGEQVDLCGGVASLIKTSFEVLVEAGYQPEMAYFETCHELKLIVDLIHEGGLDKMWYSVSNTAEYGGMTVGPKVINELSREAMYDALERIQNGEFAREFVLEGKANRPVLTAMERQDREHPLEVIGKEIRAKMPWLNSELNEK comes from the coding sequence ATGGCACAGATGTATTATGATAACGATGCTGATCTTAACTTACTCAAAGGTAAAAAGATCGCTGTAATGGGTTACGGAAGCCAGGGACATGCACAGGCACAGAACCTGCATGACTCAGGTCTTGATGTCACAGTCGGTCTCAGAGAAGGCAGCAGGCGCTGGAAGCAGGCAGAAGAGGACGGCCTCAAGGTCATGACAGTTGCAGAAGCAGCAAAGATGGCAGACGTCATCCAGATCCTCCTTCCTGACGAGACACAGGCACAGGTATACTACAACGATATCGAGCCAGGACTTGAAGCTGGTAACGCGATCGTATTCTCACACGGATTCAACATCCACTACAACCAGATCGTCCCACAGAAGGACATCGATGTATACATGGTAGCTCCAAAGAGCCCTGGTCACCTTGTCAGAAGGACCTACGTAGAGGGCGCAGGAGTTCCAGGTCTTGTAGCAGTCTACCAGGACGCAACAGGCAAGGCAATGGACCTGGCACTTGCACATGCAAAGGGTGTCGGATGTACCCGTGCAGGCGTATACAAGACATCTTTCCGTGAGGAGACCGAGACAGATCTCTTCGGTGAGCAGGTAGACCTCTGTGGTGGCGTAGCATCACTTATCAAGACTTCCTTCGAAGTACTTGTTGAGGCAGGTTACCAGCCGGAGATGGCATACTTCGAGACATGCCACGAGCTCAAACTCATCGTCGACCTCATCCACGAGGGTGGCCTTGACAAGATGTGGTACTCAGTATCCAACACAGCAGAATACGGCGGAATGACCGTTGGACCTAAGGTCATCAACGAGCTTTCCAGAGAAGCTATGTACGATGCACTTGAGAGGATACAGAACGGAGAGTTCGCCCGCGAGTTCGTACTTGAAGGCAAGGCAAACAGGCCAGTCCTTACCGCAATGGAGAGACAGGACAGAGAACATCCTCTGGAAGTCATCGGTAAAGAGATCAGGGCCAAGATGCCATGGCTCAACAGTGAGCTTAACGAGAAGTAG
- the ilvN gene encoding acetolactate synthase small subunit, translating into MRHTLAVLVENKYGVLSRVAGMFSRRGYNIDSLTVGVTEDPTMSRMTIVVKGDDEVLEQVTKQLNKLIDVIRVTDLKSEESVERELALIKVNSDVANRSEIMQIADVFRARIIDVASKSMVIEVTGDEGKINAIEQLLRPFGIKEMVRTGKVALKRGQKSS; encoded by the coding sequence ATGAGACATACACTTGCAGTTCTGGTTGAGAACAAATACGGAGTACTCTCAAGAGTCGCAGGAATGTTCTCAAGAAGAGGTTATAACATTGACAGCCTTACAGTAGGTGTCACCGAGGACCCGACCATGTCCCGCATGACCATTGTGGTCAAAGGAGATGATGAGGTACTTGAACAGGTTACCAAGCAGCTCAACAAGCTCATTGATGTCATCAGGGTCACAGACCTTAAATCAGAGGAATCCGTTGAGAGAGAACTGGCACTGATAAAGGTGAACTCCGATGTTGCCAACCGTTCAGAGATAATGCAGATAGCAGACGTATTTCGCGCACGCATCATCGATGTTGCCTCAAAGTCAATGGTCATTGAGGTCACAGGTGACGAAGGCAAGATCAACGCTATCGAGCAATTACTCAGACCTTTCGGAATAAAGGAAATGGTAAGGACCGGAAAGGTAGCACTTAAGAGAGGACAGAAGAGTTCTTAA
- a CDS encoding acetolactate synthase large subunit, producing the protein MTEKTERMTGARAFIECLYREGVDTIFGYPGGVLLPIYDELYDADIRHVLVRHEQAAVHGAEGYARATGKTGVCIATSGPGATNLVTGIANAYMDSIPMVVFTGQVPSSLLGNDAFQEANITGITMPITKHNYLVQDANELPQVIKEAFHIASTGRPGPVLIDIPKDVTVQEIDFYYPETVNLRGYKPTYKANIQQIKRAAAEIEKAKNPVIYAGGGVISSDASKELRELAEKIKAPVTTTLTGMGGFPVEHELFLGMPGMHGTKYANYAIQESDLLIAVGARFDDRVTGKLKAFASEAKIIHIDIDPAEISKNVKVDIPIVGDAKLALQKLLKYANPAQSEKWLDRIAHWKKINPLYYVQPDDGDGIKPQYIVEQISEACKDAIIVTEVGQHQMWAAQYFRFSEPRTFITSGGLGTMGYGFPAAIGAKIARPDKVVFDVAGDGSFQMNSQELATAVKENVPVIVAIFNNGYLGMVRQWQELFHDRRYSATCIQDSVDFVKLAEAYGALGLRATKRDEVRPAIEEAIASGRPTVIDFVVECEENVSPMVPAGAAINEILDLERKE; encoded by the coding sequence ATGACAGAGAAGACGGAAAGAATGACAGGTGCAAGAGCCTTCATCGAGTGCCTGTACAGGGAAGGTGTCGACACCATCTTCGGATATCCGGGAGGTGTACTGCTCCCCATCTATGATGAGCTCTATGATGCGGATATCCGTCATGTACTTGTCCGCCACGAGCAAGCTGCAGTCCACGGAGCAGAAGGATATGCAAGAGCTACCGGAAAGACCGGAGTATGCATCGCTACATCAGGACCGGGAGCAACAAACCTTGTAACCGGTATCGCAAATGCATACATGGACTCCATACCAATGGTAGTCTTCACAGGACAGGTACCTAGCTCCCTGCTGGGTAATGATGCGTTCCAGGAAGCGAACATCACAGGCATAACAATGCCCATTACAAAGCACAACTACCTTGTGCAGGATGCCAACGAACTCCCACAGGTGATCAAGGAAGCATTCCATATCGCATCCACAGGCAGACCTGGCCCGGTACTTATCGACATTCCAAAGGACGTCACAGTTCAGGAGATAGACTTCTACTACCCTGAAACTGTGAACCTGAGAGGATACAAACCAACATATAAGGCCAATATCCAGCAGATAAAGAGAGCTGCAGCTGAGATAGAGAAGGCGAAGAACCCTGTGATCTATGCAGGTGGCGGAGTCATCAGCTCGGATGCAAGCAAAGAACTCAGGGAACTGGCAGAGAAGATAAAAGCACCTGTAACAACGACCCTCACAGGCATGGGAGGATTCCCTGTTGAACACGAGCTTTTCCTTGGAATGCCAGGAATGCACGGAACCAAATACGCCAACTATGCGATACAGGAATCCGACCTTTTGATTGCTGTCGGTGCTAGATTCGATGACAGGGTCACTGGTAAGCTCAAGGCATTCGCATCAGAGGCAAAGATAATCCACATCGACATCGACCCTGCAGAGATCTCAAAGAACGTCAAGGTCGACATACCGATCGTAGGAGATGCAAAATTAGCCCTTCAGAAGCTCCTGAAGTATGCGAACCCGGCACAGTCAGAGAAATGGCTTGACAGAATTGCACACTGGAAGAAGATCAATCCTCTCTACTATGTACAGCCCGACGACGGAGATGGTATCAAACCACAGTACATAGTCGAGCAGATCAGTGAGGCATGCAAGGATGCGATCATAGTTACTGAAGTAGGACAGCATCAGATGTGGGCTGCCCAGTATTTCAGGTTCAGTGAACCAAGGACATTCATCACATCAGGCGGACTTGGAACAATGGGTTACGGATTCCCCGCAGCCATAGGTGCCAAGATAGCAAGACCTGACAAAGTTGTCTTTGACGTTGCTGGTGACGGTTCATTCCAGATGAACTCACAGGAACTTGCAACAGCTGTCAAGGAGAACGTCCCGGTAATTGTAGCGATCTTCAATAACGGTTATCTTGGAATGGTCAGGCAGTGGCAGGAGCTCTTCCACGACAGGAGATATTCCGCAACCTGTATACAGGACAGCGTCGACTTCGTCAAACTTGCAGAAGCATATGGTGCACTTGGACTCAGGGCAACCAAACGTGATGAAGTACGCCCTGCTATCGAGGAAGCAATCGCCTCAGGAAGACCAACCGTCATCGACTTTGTGGTCGAATGCGAGGAGAACGTATCACCAATGGTACCGGCAGGTGCTGCCATTAACGAAATACTTGACCTGGAGAGGAAAGAATGA
- a CDS encoding (R)-citramalate synthase, giving the protein MILFENIRFLDTTLRDGEQTPGVALTSRDKVEIATKLDELGVDVIEAGSAITSEGERESIRAVVAEGLNAEICSYCRIMKPDVDHALSCDVDSIHLVAPVSDLHINVKLKKDRETVRQMAIDVTEYAKEHGLIVELSGEDASRADLDFLKSLYNDGVDAGADRLCFCDTVGLLVPEKTEFMFSDLCSAVKAPVSIHCHNDFGLGTANTIAALRAGAQQAHVTINGIGERAGNTALEEVVMTIEWLYKCKTGIDTKEIFKTSRLVSKLTGLPVAPNKSLIGGNAFTHEAGIHVHGLLADTETYEPIKPEVLGRERKIVLGKHAGKSSVTLAVKEMGFDVDDSQLHEILNRVKELGDHGKKVTDADLQTITETVLNIQREAKVILEEYTVVSGNRVTPTASVKMKVDGNEVIEAGTGDGPVDATFASIKKGISGIADVQLEEYHVDAISGGTDALVEVLVKLSKDGKMVTSRGSRTDIVMASVEALVNGINRLI; this is encoded by the coding sequence ATTATATTATTCGAAAATATCCGGTTTTTAGACACAACGCTTAGAGACGGCGAACAAACACCAGGCGTAGCACTTACCAGCAGAGATAAGGTAGAGATCGCTACAAAATTGGATGAACTTGGCGTAGATGTGATCGAGGCAGGCTCAGCCATCACCTCAGAAGGCGAGCGTGAGTCCATCAGGGCTGTAGTTGCTGAAGGGCTGAATGCAGAGATATGCAGCTACTGCAGAATAATGAAGCCAGACGTAGACCATGCACTGTCATGTGATGTGGACTCCATCCATCTTGTAGCTCCGGTATCCGACCTTCATATCAACGTAAAGCTCAAGAAGGACAGGGAAACTGTCAGGCAGATGGCGATTGATGTTACCGAATATGCAAAGGAACATGGCCTCATCGTAGAGCTTAGTGGAGAGGACGCATCAAGGGCTGACCTTGACTTCCTTAAGTCATTATACAATGACGGTGTTGATGCAGGAGCTGACAGATTATGCTTCTGTGATACAGTCGGGTTACTTGTTCCTGAAAAAACGGAATTTATGTTCAGTGACCTCTGCTCTGCGGTAAAAGCACCTGTAAGTATCCACTGCCATAACGACTTCGGCCTGGGAACAGCGAACACCATAGCAGCTTTAAGAGCTGGTGCACAGCAGGCACACGTAACTATCAACGGCATTGGTGAAAGAGCCGGGAACACCGCCCTGGAAGAAGTTGTCATGACCATTGAATGGTTATACAAATGCAAAACCGGAATTGACACAAAAGAGATCTTCAAGACCTCAAGACTTGTGAGCAAACTCACAGGATTACCTGTTGCACCAAACAAATCACTCATTGGTGGTAATGCATTCACCCATGAAGCAGGTATCCACGTACACGGATTGCTGGCTGACACCGAAACATACGAGCCGATAAAACCCGAAGTACTCGGAAGAGAAAGAAAGATCGTGCTTGGAAAACATGCAGGCAAGAGTTCAGTTACACTTGCTGTCAAGGAAATGGGATTCGATGTGGATGATTCCCAGTTGCATGAGATCCTGAACCGTGTCAAGGAACTCGGGGACCACGGCAAGAAGGTCACCGATGCGGATCTCCAGACCATTACCGAAACAGTGCTCAATATCCAGAGAGAGGCAAAGGTCATTCTCGAAGAGTATACTGTAGTATCAGGCAACAGAGTTACCCCGACAGCTTCTGTCAAGATGAAGGTGGACGGGAACGAAGTGATAGAAGCTGGCACAGGAGACGGTCCTGTTGATGCCACCTTTGCAAGTATCAAGAAAGGAATTTCAGGTATTGCAGATGTACAGCTTGAAGAGTATCATGTAGATGCCATAAGCGGCGGTACCGATGCCCTTGTAGAGGTATTGGTCAAGCTATCAAAAGATGGTAAGATGGTAACATCCAGAGGGTCACGCACAGATATCGTCATGGCTTCTGTAGAGGCACTGGTAAACGGAATAAACCGCCTCATCTGA
- a CDS encoding M42 family metallopeptidase has protein sequence MEELITKLSNAHGISGSEGDIRTMLEEELEPYMDEMRIDKMGNLIAVKKGEGPSIMLAAHMDEIGLMVKYIDDNGFLKFVKIGGWYDPTLHSQRVIVHTTNGPIPGVIGSKPPHVMKPDDRKKPPEAKEMFIDVGAKDKEDATNMGIIVGTPVSMDREVKKLANNKITGKAFDNRAGCAIMIDAMRQIAEMDIKATVYAVGTVQEEVGLKGARTSAFGLDPDIAIAIDTTIPGDHPGMSKNESALDTGKGGVITIADAAGRGIIASPQVVRWLVETAEKNEIAYQTDVGDGGTTDATAIHLTREGIPSTVISVATRYIHSPVEVLDLSDLQSCSDLVAKAVLSVNDYF, from the coding sequence ATGGAAGAACTAATCACAAAATTATCCAATGCACACGGCATATCTGGTAGTGAAGGCGACATAAGGACCATGCTTGAAGAAGAGCTCGAACCATACATGGATGAGATGCGCATTGACAAGATGGGAAACCTAATAGCCGTCAAAAAGGGAGAAGGACCATCCATTATGCTTGCCGCACACATGGATGAGATAGGCCTGATGGTCAAGTATATAGATGACAATGGATTCCTCAAGTTCGTGAAGATAGGAGGATGGTATGACCCTACTTTACATAGCCAGAGAGTCATCGTTCACACCACAAACGGACCAATACCAGGAGTTATTGGTTCAAAACCACCACATGTCATGAAACCTGATGACAGGAAAAAACCTCCGGAAGCTAAGGAGATGTTCATCGATGTGGGTGCAAAGGACAAAGAAGACGCCACGAATATGGGCATCATCGTTGGAACTCCTGTCTCTATGGATCGCGAGGTAAAAAAACTCGCAAACAATAAAATCACAGGCAAAGCATTCGATAACAGGGCAGGTTGCGCTATAATGATCGATGCCATGCGCCAGATTGCAGAGATGGATATCAAAGCAACCGTCTACGCAGTTGGCACTGTGCAGGAAGAGGTCGGCCTTAAAGGTGCACGCACATCCGCATTCGGACTTGATCCTGATATTGCTATCGCCATTGATACGACCATCCCCGGCGACCATCCGGGCATGAGCAAAAATGAATCCGCACTCGACACAGGAAAAGGCGGTGTGATAACAATAGCTGATGCTGCAGGAAGAGGTATAATTGCATCACCACAGGTTGTCAGATGGCTTGTGGAGACTGCTGAGAAGAATGAGATAGCATATCAGACAGACGTAGGAGATGGAGGCACAACAGACGCAACAGCGATCCACCTTACAAGAGAAGGAATACCATCAACGGTTATCAGTGTCGCAACAAGATACATACACTCTCCTGTAGAGGTCCTTGACCTTTCAGACCTTCAGAGCTGCTCTGACCTCGTGGCAAAGGCAGTCCTCAGTGTAAATGATTACTTCTGA
- a CDS encoding PEF-CTERM sorting domain-containing protein gives MKINFRMLLVATVCLIGFMNVASAVSGDIVNSDMTALSLEDQTLRVNVPETFSILIYGDESPTGDFTGENVVYMVNDILTSDGVEVDFLKNQGHPVTPIGADTYFDLNAINVTVTEVGEQFLFLYVGVVDDNGVPTTLKNPDGSDVILTVKFRGAASSYFYGAIPEFPTIALPVAAIIGLAFFMQRRKEE, from the coding sequence ATGAAAATAAACTTTAGAATGCTATTAGTGGCTACCGTATGCCTCATAGGCTTTATGAATGTTGCTAGTGCTGTATCAGGAGATATTGTAAACTCAGATATGACGGCATTGTCACTAGAAGACCAAACACTCAGAGTCAATGTTCCAGAAACTTTTTCAATACTGATATATGGAGATGAAAGTCCTACAGGTGACTTTACAGGTGAGAATGTAGTTTACATGGTAAATGATATTCTAACATCAGATGGCGTAGAAGTCGATTTCTTAAAAAATCAAGGCCATCCGGTTACTCCAATTGGCGCTGATACTTATTTCGATTTGAATGCAATAAATGTTACAGTTACAGAAGTTGGTGAACAGTTCCTGTTCTTATATGTAGGTGTAGTTGATGACAATGGAGTTCCAACAACACTCAAAAATCCAGATGGGTCCGATGTAATACTCACAGTAAAGTTTAGAGGGGCAGCAAGTAGCTATTTCTATGGAGCAATCCCAGAATTCCCAACCATTGCACTCCCAGTAGCTGCAATAATCGGTCTTGCATTCTTCATGCAGCGCCGTAAGGAAGAGTAA